Proteins encoded together in one Nocardioides marinisabuli window:
- the egtB gene encoding ergothioneine biosynthesis protein EgtB, whose amino-acid sequence MTQTSTTTTTSSTSSETGSEWDADSLGRRFEEVRGRTEALAAPLSPEDQTVQSMPDVSPTKWHRAHVTWFFETFLLAEAEPGFTPFQDKYWFLFNSYYETLGPRYARPDRGLVTRPGAHEVGDYRADVDARVRDLVDSLDGGSLEKLTPTIELGFHHEQQHQELLLMDIKHVLSRNPLQPVYAGSPVERCEPDTLGWVEVEGGLVEVGHEGAGFSFDNEMPRHRQWLEPYRLADRLVTNGEWLAFMADGGYERHELWLSDGWGKVRGEGWAAPLYWTEHDGVWFEHTLHGTWPVNPGLPVAHVSFYEAEAFATWAGKRLPTEAEWEHAVVTDGQGGQHGRDPQVVGNLADDASFHPRPAGPAPAGSRLRQVHGDCWEWTASAYHPYPGFHPPAGAIGEYNGKFMSNQMVLRGGCALTPAGHARASYRNFFPHAARWALSGVRLADGGAPA is encoded by the coding sequence ATGACACAGACGAGCACCACCACGACCACGAGCAGCACCAGCAGCGAGACCGGGAGCGAGTGGGACGCCGACTCGCTCGGGCGGCGCTTCGAGGAGGTGCGCGGACGCACCGAGGCGCTCGCCGCCCCCCTCTCCCCCGAGGACCAGACGGTCCAGTCGATGCCGGACGTCTCGCCCACGAAGTGGCACCGCGCCCACGTGACCTGGTTCTTCGAGACGTTCCTGCTCGCCGAGGCCGAGCCGGGCTTCACACCCTTCCAGGACAAGTACTGGTTCCTCTTCAACTCCTACTACGAGACCCTCGGGCCGAGGTACGCCCGGCCCGACCGGGGGCTGGTGACCCGCCCCGGCGCGCACGAGGTGGGTGACTACCGCGCCGACGTCGACGCCCGCGTGCGCGACCTCGTCGACTCCCTCGACGGCGGCAGCCTCGAGAAGCTGACCCCGACGATCGAGCTCGGCTTCCACCACGAGCAGCAGCACCAGGAGCTGCTGCTGATGGACATCAAGCACGTGCTCTCCCGCAACCCCCTGCAGCCCGTGTACGCCGGCAGCCCGGTCGAGCGCTGCGAGCCCGACACCCTCGGCTGGGTCGAGGTGGAGGGTGGTCTGGTGGAGGTCGGGCACGAGGGCGCGGGGTTCTCCTTCGACAACGAGATGCCCCGGCACCGGCAGTGGCTGGAGCCCTACCGCCTCGCCGACCGCCTGGTCACCAACGGCGAGTGGCTGGCCTTCATGGCCGACGGCGGCTACGAGCGCCACGAGCTGTGGCTCTCCGACGGCTGGGGCAAGGTGCGCGGCGAGGGCTGGGCGGCCCCGCTCTACTGGACCGAGCACGACGGGGTCTGGTTCGAGCACACGCTGCACGGCACCTGGCCGGTCAACCCGGGCCTGCCGGTGGCCCACGTCAGCTTCTACGAGGCCGAGGCGTTCGCGACCTGGGCCGGCAAGCGGCTGCCGACCGAGGCCGAGTGGGAGCACGCGGTCGTCACCGACGGCCAGGGCGGCCAGCACGGCCGCGACCCGCAGGTGGTCGGCAACCTCGCCGACGACGCCTCCTTCCACCCCCGGCCCGCGGGCCCCGCCCCCGCCGGCAGCCGGTTGCGCCAGGTGCACGGCGACTGCTGGGAGTGGACCGCCTCGGCCTACCACCCCTACCCGGGCTTCCACCCGCCCGCCGGCGCGATCGGCGAGTACAACGGCAAGTTCATGTCCAACCAGATGGTGCTGCGGGGCGGCTGCGCCCTGACCCCGGCGGGCCACGCGCGGGCGTCGTACCGCAACTTCTTCCCGCACGCCGCCCGCTGGGCGCTGTCGGGGGTGCGCCTGGCCGACGGCGGGGCGCCCGCATGA
- a CDS encoding MmcQ/YjbR family DNA-binding protein, with protein MSSTRDVVELVDQLPGTARTDHGRYTRLRVAGRTFGYLWEPTVTVGLKQTLAEQHALVAMRPDVFEVQFTAGGFGWVVAHLRHVERDELAELVFEAWRLSAPADLLEERGEVLPT; from the coding sequence GTGAGCAGCACCCGCGACGTCGTCGAGCTGGTCGACCAGCTGCCGGGCACCGCCCGGACCGACCACGGCCGCTACACCCGGCTCAGGGTGGCGGGCCGGACGTTCGGCTACCTGTGGGAGCCCACCGTCACGGTCGGCCTCAAGCAGACCCTCGCCGAGCAGCACGCGCTGGTCGCGATGCGCCCCGACGTCTTCGAGGTGCAGTTCACCGCCGGCGGCTTCGGGTGGGTCGTCGCGCACCTGCGCCACGTCGAGCGCGACGAGCTCGCCGAGCTGGTCTTCGAGGCGTGGCGGCTCAGCGCCCCCGCCGACCTGCTCGAGGAGCGCGGCGAGGTCCTGCCGACCTGA
- a CDS encoding phosphotransferase, with protein MTTYDDPAAPALREELLAWVRSRLEVFGLGLDGEATQPHVRPWGTVLRVPTTCGPVWAKAVVPALRHEVAVTTLLARRRPEAVAPVLGADAERGWLLLADAGETLRELGARERTLAPWHDALSLYASLQRDVVADAPALLAEGLPDLRLPLLPDRYADLVGRLAPDLGDLGAAALAAVPLVRDLCAELAASGLPDTLQHDDLHDAQVFVREGRVRVLDWGDACLTHPFLTLAVTLDGVLAWGLDDVERSEDVTPYRDTYLAGWQGVGGASHEDLVRASDVARRLGWVCRSVNDPPGPGSLGSLRSRLQMFLDGRVAD; from the coding sequence GTGACGACGTACGACGACCCGGCGGCGCCGGCCCTCCGCGAGGAGCTGCTGGCCTGGGTGCGGTCGCGCCTCGAGGTCTTCGGGCTCGGGCTGGACGGCGAGGCCACCCAGCCGCACGTGCGCCCGTGGGGCACGGTGCTGCGGGTGCCGACCACGTGCGGGCCGGTGTGGGCCAAGGCGGTCGTGCCCGCCCTGCGCCACGAGGTGGCGGTCACCACCCTGCTCGCGCGGCGCCGGCCCGAGGCCGTGGCACCGGTGCTCGGGGCCGACGCCGAGCGCGGCTGGCTGCTGCTGGCCGACGCGGGCGAGACGCTGCGCGAGCTCGGCGCCCGCGAGCGCACCCTCGCGCCCTGGCACGACGCGCTGTCGCTCTACGCCTCGCTGCAGCGCGACGTCGTGGCGGACGCCCCGGCGCTGCTGGCCGAGGGGCTGCCCGACCTGCGCCTGCCGCTCCTGCCCGACCGGTACGCCGACCTGGTCGGCCGGCTGGCTCCCGACCTCGGCGACCTCGGGGCGGCGGCGCTGGCGGCCGTGCCGCTGGTGCGCGACCTGTGCGCCGAGCTGGCCGCCTCGGGGCTACCCGACACGTTGCAGCACGACGACCTGCACGACGCCCAGGTCTTCGTGCGCGAGGGACGGGTCCGGGTGCTCGACTGGGGCGACGCCTGCCTGACCCACCCGTTCCTGACCCTGGCCGTGACGCTCGACGGGGTGCTGGCGTGGGGCCTCGACGACGTCGAGCGCTCCGAGGACGTCACGCCCTACCGCGACACCTACCTGGCGGGGTGGCAGGGCGTGGGCGGGGCGAGCCACGAGGACCTCGTGCGGGCCAGCGACGTGGCGCGCCGGCTCGGGTGGGTCTGCCGCAGCGTCAACGACCCGCCGGGGCCCGGGTCGCTGGGCTCGCTGCGCAGCCGCCTGCAGATGTTCCTCGACGGGCGGGTCGCCGACTGA
- a CDS encoding TetR/AcrR family transcriptional regulator produces the protein MSTVDPLPRAEQRRVELLDRLARLFLAEGFLGFGVGDLAARLRCSRSSLYLVAASKPEIVLATLRDWFRGAAQRIEERVLAEPDPAARLRTYLLAVSDELAPASPQFYADLVAHPPAGEVYEENTRYAARRVRALVDAGVEAGALRPVDAVFVGAAVAEVMTGIQAGRVGAATGLSDAEAYRALADVVVGGLARTGQVTDLTRTGEAR, from the coding sequence GTGAGCACGGTCGACCCCCTCCCACGGGCCGAACAGCGCCGCGTCGAGCTGCTCGACCGCCTGGCCCGCCTGTTCCTGGCCGAGGGCTTCCTCGGGTTCGGGGTCGGCGACCTGGCCGCGCGGCTGCGCTGCTCGCGCTCCTCGCTCTACCTGGTGGCGGCCTCGAAGCCCGAGATCGTGCTCGCCACGCTGCGCGACTGGTTCCGCGGCGCGGCGCAGCGCATCGAGGAGCGGGTGCTCGCCGAGCCCGACCCGGCCGCGCGGCTGCGCACCTACCTGCTCGCCGTCTCCGACGAGCTCGCGCCCGCCTCGCCGCAGTTCTACGCCGACCTCGTGGCGCACCCGCCCGCCGGTGAGGTCTACGAGGAGAACACCCGGTACGCCGCCCGGCGGGTGCGCGCCCTGGTCGACGCGGGGGTCGAGGCGGGGGCCCTGCGCCCGGTCGACGCGGTCTTCGTCGGCGCCGCGGTCGCGGAGGTGATGACCGGCATCCAGGCCGGCCGGGTCGGCGCCGCGACCGGGCTCAGCGACGCCGAGGCCTACCGGGCGCTGGCCGACGTCGTGGTCGGGGGCCTGGCCCGCACCGGGCAGGTGACCGACCTCACCCGCACGGGTGAAGCACGCTGA
- a CDS encoding cysteine desulfurase-like protein, translating to MPSRVADAVADAMTAGMCQRGSLTPVQRRTEETVGAARAALGDLLGTDPRGVVVGRSMTALTFEMARTLAQGWGPGDEVVVSRLDHDSNIRPWVLAAEARGATVRWLDFDPATAELHDVREVLSERTRLVAVTAASNLLGTRPDVAAISAAAHEVGALVYVDAVHLAAHAVVDRTALGADLVACSPYKFFGPHLGAVAADPALLETLSPDKLLPSTDAVPERFELGTLPYEMLAGVTAAVDALADLVAQPADRPRRERLAVSLTGLEVHEETLLARLLDGVDRLPGVRVHGAPARRTPTVLLGVEGHDPVAVQEHLVTHDVLAPAGSFYALEASRHAGLGDTGGVRVGLSPYTTADEVDRLLAGLASL from the coding sequence GTGCCGAGCCGGGTGGCCGACGCCGTGGCCGACGCGATGACCGCCGGCATGTGCCAGCGCGGCTCGCTGACCCCGGTGCAGCGGCGTACCGAGGAGACGGTGGGGGCGGCCCGGGCCGCCCTCGGCGACCTGCTCGGCACCGACCCGCGCGGCGTGGTCGTCGGGCGCTCGATGACCGCGCTGACCTTCGAGATGGCCCGCACCCTCGCCCAGGGCTGGGGCCCCGGCGACGAGGTGGTCGTCAGCCGCCTCGACCACGACAGCAACATCCGGCCGTGGGTGCTGGCCGCCGAGGCGCGCGGCGCGACGGTGCGCTGGCTCGACTTCGACCCCGCCACCGCCGAGCTGCACGACGTGCGCGAGGTGCTCTCCGAGCGCACCCGCCTCGTCGCGGTCACCGCGGCCTCCAACCTCCTCGGCACCCGCCCCGACGTCGCGGCGATCAGCGCCGCGGCCCACGAGGTGGGCGCGCTGGTCTACGTCGACGCGGTGCACCTGGCCGCGCACGCGGTCGTCGACCGGACCGCGCTGGGGGCCGACCTGGTCGCCTGCTCGCCGTACAAGTTCTTCGGCCCGCACCTCGGCGCGGTCGCCGCCGACCCGGCGCTGCTGGAGACCCTGAGCCCCGACAAGCTGCTGCCCTCGACCGACGCGGTGCCCGAGCGCTTCGAGCTCGGCACCCTGCCCTACGAGATGCTCGCGGGCGTCACCGCGGCCGTCGACGCGCTCGCCGACCTCGTCGCGCAGCCCGCCGACCGGCCCCGCCGCGAGCGGCTCGCCGTGTCACTGACCGGCCTCGAGGTGCACGAGGAGACGCTGCTAGCCCGGCTGCTCGACGGGGTCGACCGGTTGCCGGGGGTGCGGGTGCACGGTGCCCCCGCCCGGCGCACGCCGACGGTGCTGCTGGGCGTCGAGGGGCACGACCCGGTCGCGGTGCAGGAGCACCTGGTCACCCACGACGTGCTCGCCCCCGCCGGCAGCTTCTACGCCCTCGAGGCCTCCCGGCACGCGGGCCTGGGCGACACCGGTGGCGTGCGCGTGGGCCTCTCGCCGTACACCACCGCCGACGAGGTCGACCGCCTCCTCGCCGGCCTCGCCTCCCTCTGA
- the ppc gene encoding phosphoenolpyruvate carboxylase produces MADTDQPDVTRFAAGVSSDEHHAALRASVRQLAALLGEALTRHEGPELLALVEQVRALAREPDDGALHDLLAGVDDDTAVVLARAFTGYFQLVNVTEQLHRWQEVTAEDEGPLAVAVDRIGKALDDGSVDVDLVSEVLQRVEYRPVFTAHPTEASRRTVLRLLRKIADVVHAAEDPRARPGDALRHERRLAELVDLLWQTDELRIARPEPKDEARTSLYYLGQIARRVVPDLLQELDRRLGVIGVELPVTARPLRFGSWAGGDRDGNPNVTPEVTLEVLALQHDTGLRELVAQVEEILTEVSASTRVVSASEELLASLEADAEALPITYSTIRRLNAEEPYRLKLSFVRVRLMRTRDRLANATAHEPGRDYLHLGELIDDLRLVRDSMIADGDRLTGDGSVLRLLRTATAIGTGMATLDVREHSEKHHEALAELYDRLDELETPYGDLDHDARTRVLSAEMAGRRPLVGAGQVPPDGPAAASLRLLHTLRHAQDTYGPDVVETYIVSMTHDVDDLFAVVVLAREAGLVDLGSETEPATARLGFAPLFETVAELEIAGPLLDALLSDPSYRRVVTARGDVQEIMLGYSDSSKDAGIAASQWQIHRAQRALRDVAQRHGVLLRLFHGRGGSVGRGGGPTAEAILSQPNGSLDGPIKVTEQGEVISDKYLLPELGRYNLEGALAAVVEASVLHRDRLLPREVLDGWDDTMDVVAAGGQTAYRALVRDPGLVRFFVAATPVDELGKMNIGSRPAKRPGGEGGLDDLRAIPWVFGWTQSRMILPGWYGVGSGLAAAREAGRDEVLREMYASWPFFRTFLSNVQMTLAKTDLEIAARYVRTLVDDDSAALFERVREEHARTVAEVLRVTGQDELLEGAPVLRQTLELRDSYLAPLHALQVSLLARVRAVPEGQEPPAELQRALLLTINGIAAGLRNTG; encoded by the coding sequence ATGGCCGACACCGACCAGCCCGACGTGACCCGCTTCGCCGCCGGCGTCTCCTCCGACGAGCACCACGCCGCCCTGCGCGCCTCGGTGCGCCAGCTGGCAGCCCTGCTGGGCGAGGCGCTGACCCGCCACGAGGGCCCCGAGCTCCTCGCGCTCGTCGAGCAGGTGCGCGCGCTGGCGCGCGAGCCCGACGACGGGGCGCTGCACGACCTGCTGGCCGGGGTCGACGACGACACCGCGGTGGTGCTGGCCCGCGCGTTCACCGGCTACTTCCAGCTGGTCAACGTCACCGAGCAGCTGCACCGCTGGCAGGAGGTCACCGCCGAGGACGAGGGCCCGCTCGCCGTCGCGGTCGACCGCATCGGCAAGGCGCTCGACGACGGCAGCGTCGACGTCGACCTCGTCTCCGAGGTGCTGCAGCGCGTGGAGTACCGCCCCGTCTTCACCGCCCACCCGACCGAGGCCAGCCGCCGCACCGTGCTGCGGCTGCTGCGCAAGATCGCCGACGTCGTGCACGCCGCCGAGGACCCGCGCGCCCGCCCCGGCGACGCGCTGCGCCACGAGCGCCGTCTCGCCGAGCTGGTCGACCTGCTGTGGCAGACCGACGAGCTGCGCATCGCGCGCCCCGAGCCCAAGGACGAGGCCCGCACCTCGCTGTACTACCTGGGCCAGATCGCCCGGCGCGTGGTGCCCGACCTGCTGCAGGAGCTCGACCGGCGGCTGGGGGTGATCGGCGTCGAGCTGCCGGTCACGGCGCGTCCGCTGCGCTTCGGCAGCTGGGCCGGCGGCGACCGCGACGGCAACCCCAACGTCACCCCCGAGGTGACCCTCGAGGTGCTGGCGCTGCAGCACGACACCGGCCTGCGCGAGCTGGTCGCGCAGGTCGAGGAGATCCTCACCGAGGTCTCCGCCTCGACCCGTGTCGTCAGCGCCAGCGAGGAGCTGCTGGCCTCGCTCGAGGCCGACGCCGAGGCGCTGCCGATCACCTACTCGACCATCCGGCGGCTCAACGCCGAGGAGCCCTACCGGCTCAAGCTGTCGTTCGTGCGGGTGCGGCTGATGCGCACCCGCGACCGGCTCGCCAACGCCACGGCCCACGAGCCGGGCCGCGACTACCTGCACCTGGGCGAGCTGATCGACGACCTGCGACTGGTGCGCGACTCGATGATCGCCGACGGCGACCGGCTCACCGGCGACGGCTCGGTGCTGCGGCTGCTGCGCACCGCCACCGCGATCGGCACCGGCATGGCCACCCTCGACGTGCGCGAGCACTCCGAGAAGCACCACGAGGCCCTCGCCGAGCTCTACGACCGCCTCGACGAGCTCGAGACGCCGTACGGCGACCTCGACCACGACGCCCGCACCCGGGTGCTCAGCGCCGAGATGGCCGGGCGCCGCCCGCTCGTCGGGGCGGGCCAGGTGCCGCCCGACGGCCCCGCGGCGGCCTCGCTGCGGCTGCTGCACACGCTGCGCCACGCCCAGGACACCTACGGCCCCGACGTCGTCGAGACCTACATCGTCTCGATGACCCACGACGTCGACGACCTCTTCGCGGTGGTCGTGCTGGCTCGTGAGGCCGGGCTGGTCGACCTCGGCTCCGAGACCGAGCCCGCGACGGCCCGCCTCGGCTTCGCGCCGCTCTTCGAGACCGTCGCCGAGCTCGAGATCGCCGGCCCGCTCCTCGACGCCCTGCTCAGCGACCCGTCGTACCGCCGCGTGGTCACGGCGCGCGGCGACGTGCAGGAGATCATGCTGGGTTACTCCGACTCCTCCAAGGACGCCGGCATCGCGGCCTCGCAGTGGCAGATCCACCGCGCCCAGCGCGCACTGCGCGACGTGGCGCAGCGCCACGGCGTGCTGCTGCGGCTCTTCCACGGCCGCGGCGGCTCGGTGGGCCGCGGTGGCGGGCCGACCGCCGAGGCGATCCTGTCGCAGCCCAACGGCAGCCTCGACGGCCCGATCAAGGTGACCGAGCAGGGCGAGGTCATCTCCGACAAGTACCTGCTGCCCGAGCTGGGCCGCTACAACCTCGAGGGCGCGCTGGCGGCGGTCGTGGAGGCGTCGGTGCTGCACCGCGACCGGCTGCTGCCCCGTGAGGTGCTCGACGGCTGGGACGACACCATGGACGTCGTCGCGGCGGGCGGCCAGACGGCGTACCGCGCCCTGGTACGCGACCCGGGGCTGGTGCGCTTCTTCGTGGCCGCCACCCCCGTCGACGAGCTCGGCAAGATGAACATCGGCTCCCGCCCGGCCAAGCGCCCCGGCGGCGAGGGCGGCCTCGACGACCTCCGCGCGATCCCGTGGGTCTTCGGCTGGACGCAGTCGCGGATGATCCTGCCCGGCTGGTACGGCGTCGGGTCGGGGCTGGCGGCCGCGCGGGAGGCCGGGCGCGACGAGGTGCTGCGCGAGATGTACGCCTCGTGGCCGTTCTTCCGCACCTTCCTGTCCAACGTGCAGATGACGCTGGCCAAGACCGACCTCGAGATCGCCGCGCGCTACGTGCGGACCCTCGTCGACGACGACTCGGCGGCGCTCTTCGAGCGGGTGCGCGAGGAGCACGCGCGCACCGTCGCCGAGGTGCTGCGCGTGACCGGCCAGGACGAGCTGCTCGAGGGCGCGCCGGTGCTGCGCCAGACCCTCGAGCTGCGCGACTCCTACCTGGCGCCGCTGCACGCCCTGCAGGTCTCGCTGCTGGCGCGGGTGCGGGCCGTGCCCGAGGGGCAGGAGCCGCCGGCGGAGCTGCAGCGGGCGCTGCTGCTGACCATCAACGGGATCGCCGCGGGGCTGCGCAACACCGGCTGA
- a CDS encoding acyl-CoA dehydrogenase family protein, translating into MPARRVLATDESAELLALVRRIASEELAPRVAAAEADEEFPRDVFRLLGRSGLLGLPYPEEQGGAGLPYEVYLQVLEEIAAVWSSVGVGVSVHALSCFGLAEFGTDEQRRRWLPDMLGGELLGAYCLSEAHAGSDPAAMRTTARRDGDDYVIDGAKAWTTHGGHADFYKVMARTSEDRGGISCFLVPADTPGLVADPPERKMGLTGSATATMRFDGVRVPVERRLGAEGEGLRIALAGLDSGRLGIAAVATGVAQGALDHALAYARERETFGRPIIEHQGLAFVLADMEAAVQSARATVLHAARLKDAGQPFGREASIAKLVATDNAMKVTTDAVQVLGGYGYTRDFPVERYMREAKVMQIFEGTNQIQRMVVARSLDKDAAGAITHR; encoded by the coding sequence ATGCCCGCCCGCCGCGTCCTGGCCACCGACGAGTCCGCCGAGCTGCTGGCGCTGGTACGTCGCATCGCCTCCGAGGAGCTGGCCCCCCGGGTGGCCGCGGCCGAGGCCGACGAGGAGTTCCCCCGCGACGTCTTCCGGCTGCTGGGCCGCAGCGGGCTGCTGGGCCTGCCCTACCCCGAGGAGCAGGGGGGCGCCGGCCTGCCCTACGAGGTCTACCTGCAGGTGCTCGAGGAGATCGCCGCGGTGTGGTCGTCGGTCGGGGTGGGTGTCTCCGTGCACGCCCTGAGCTGCTTCGGGCTCGCGGAGTTCGGCACCGACGAGCAGCGCCGCCGGTGGCTGCCCGACATGCTCGGCGGCGAGCTGCTCGGCGCCTACTGCCTCTCGGAGGCCCACGCCGGCTCCGACCCGGCCGCGATGCGCACCACCGCGCGCCGCGACGGCGACGACTACGTCATCGACGGGGCGAAGGCCTGGACCACCCACGGCGGGCACGCCGACTTCTACAAGGTGATGGCCCGCACGTCCGAGGACCGCGGCGGCATCTCCTGCTTCCTGGTGCCGGCCGACACCCCCGGCCTGGTCGCCGACCCTCCCGAGCGCAAGATGGGCCTGACCGGCTCGGCCACCGCCACGATGCGCTTCGACGGCGTCCGCGTGCCGGTCGAGCGGCGCCTCGGCGCCGAGGGCGAGGGGCTGCGCATCGCGCTGGCCGGGCTCGACTCCGGGCGGCTGGGCATCGCCGCGGTCGCCACCGGCGTGGCCCAGGGCGCCCTCGACCACGCCCTGGCCTACGCCCGCGAGCGCGAGACCTTCGGCCGCCCGATCATCGAGCACCAGGGGCTGGCGTTCGTGCTGGCCGACATGGAGGCCGCCGTGCAGAGCGCCCGCGCCACGGTGCTGCACGCGGCCCGGCTCAAGGACGCCGGCCAGCCGTTCGGTCGAGAGGCCTCGATCGCCAAGCTGGTGGCCACCGACAACGCCATGAAGGTCACCACCGACGCGGTCCAGGTGCTCGGCGGCTACGGCTACACCCGCGACTTCCCGGTCGAGCGCTACATGCGCGAGGCCAAGGTGATGCAGATCTTCGAGGGCACCAACCAGATCCAGCGGATGGTCGTGGCCCGCTCGCTCGACAAGGACGCCGCCGGGGCCATCACCCACCGCTGA
- a CDS encoding cysteine hydrolase family protein, producing the protein MPAPSEALLLIDLQRDYFADPELDRCREDLVATCNDLVRAAREVGVPVVEVQTVHETDRSTWTLTMHEDGQGVVERGTEGVERVEGLDPGGAEVVEKTRDSAFFGTDLAERLRDAGVRRVVLCGVSTESCIAATARDAFALDLEATLVSDATASVDWSEHDHTLAMLETQHRQDVLTGAEVAERWRAEPGN; encoded by the coding sequence GTGCCCGCACCGTCCGAGGCGCTGCTGCTGATCGACCTGCAGCGCGACTACTTCGCCGACCCCGAGCTCGACCGCTGCCGCGAGGACCTGGTGGCCACCTGCAACGACCTGGTGCGGGCGGCCCGCGAGGTCGGGGTGCCGGTCGTGGAGGTGCAGACCGTGCACGAGACCGACCGCAGCACCTGGACCCTGACCATGCACGAGGACGGCCAGGGGGTCGTCGAGCGCGGCACCGAGGGCGTCGAGCGGGTCGAGGGGCTCGACCCCGGTGGCGCCGAGGTCGTCGAGAAGACCCGCGACAGCGCCTTCTTCGGCACCGACCTCGCCGAGCGTCTTCGGGACGCCGGGGTGCGGCGGGTGGTGCTGTGCGGCGTCTCGACCGAGTCCTGCATCGCGGCCACGGCGCGCGACGCGTTCGCGCTCGACCTCGAGGCGACGCTGGTCTCCGACGCGACCGCCTCGGTGGACTGGTCGGAGCACGACCACACGCTGGCCATGCTCGAGACCCAGCACCGCCAGGACGTGCTCACCGGCGCCGAGGTGGCCGAGCGCTGGCGCGCCGAGCCGGGGAACTAG
- the egtD gene encoding L-histidine N(alpha)-methyltransferase — protein MSAPEPVVQVLLDPDWATGSLVDDVRAGLGARPLRLPPKWLYDDEGSRLFDEITRLPEYYPTEAERSILAAYADDIVAACDATTVVELGSGTSDKTRLLLDAFAGAGALHRFVPVDVSEQTLRDAATMLTQRYPDTAVEAIVGDFTLHLGHLPEGQRRLVAFLGSTIGNLYAEERSAFLGELADALAPGDWLLLGTDLVKDADRLVAAYDDAQGVTEAFVRNCLVVLNRELGADFDPARFDYAPLWDARRGRMDLRLRSTEAQVVKVPGADVEVEIAAGEEVQVEISTKFRPEQVARELGAAGFEVRETWTDPAGDFAVTLARLT, from the coding sequence ATGAGCGCGCCCGAGCCGGTCGTGCAGGTGCTGCTCGACCCCGACTGGGCGACCGGGTCGCTGGTCGACGACGTGCGCGCCGGGCTGGGCGCGCGGCCGCTGCGGCTGCCGCCCAAGTGGCTCTACGACGACGAGGGCTCCCGGCTCTTCGACGAGATCACCCGGCTGCCCGAGTACTACCCGACCGAGGCCGAGCGCTCGATCCTGGCGGCGTACGCCGACGACATCGTCGCGGCCTGCGACGCCACCACCGTCGTCGAGCTCGGCAGCGGCACCAGCGACAAGACCCGGCTGCTGCTCGACGCCTTCGCCGGGGCGGGCGCGCTGCACCGCTTCGTGCCGGTCGACGTCTCCGAGCAGACGCTGCGCGACGCCGCGACGATGCTGACCCAGCGCTACCCCGACACCGCGGTCGAGGCGATCGTCGGCGACTTCACCCTCCACCTGGGCCACCTGCCCGAGGGCCAGCGCCGGCTGGTGGCGTTCCTCGGCAGCACGATCGGCAACCTCTACGCCGAGGAGCGCAGCGCCTTCCTCGGCGAGCTGGCCGACGCGCTGGCGCCGGGCGACTGGCTGCTGCTCGGCACCGACCTGGTCAAGGACGCCGACCGGCTGGTGGCGGCGTACGACGACGCGCAGGGGGTGACCGAGGCGTTCGTGCGCAACTGCCTGGTGGTGCTCAACCGCGAGCTCGGCGCCGACTTCGACCCGGCCCGCTTCGACTACGCGCCGCTGTGGGACGCCCGGCGGGGCCGGATGGACCTCCGGCTGCGCTCCACCGAGGCGCAGGTCGTCAAGGTGCCCGGCGCCGACGTCGAGGTCGAGATCGCCGCGGGCGAGGAGGTGCAGGTGGAGATCTCCACCAAGTTCCGCCCCGAGCAGGTGGCGCGTGAGCTGGGCGCGGCCGGGTTCGAGGTGCGCGAGACCTGGACCGACCCCGCCGGCGACTTCGCGGTCACCCTGGCCCGTCTCACCTGA
- a CDS encoding class F sortase: protein MEVLTARLRALTSALGVLALGMVLLGIVLPSGDDDGYTSLDPAAPVRLSVPSLDIRAPVNAIEVGEDRVLDPPADVLDVGWWDGSALPGQDTGRTVIAGHTVHTGGGSLDRLADVRRGAVIDVLTRNGTMRYEVRRTKVYDKHQLARNAATVFGQDAGDGRLVLVSCADWDGSAYDSNVVVYADPVGSPVSTSAT, encoded by the coding sequence GTGGAGGTGCTGACGGCCCGGCTGCGGGCCCTGACCTCCGCGCTGGGCGTGCTGGCGCTCGGGATGGTGCTGCTCGGGATCGTCCTGCCCAGCGGCGACGACGACGGCTACACCTCCCTCGACCCCGCCGCCCCGGTGCGACTCTCGGTGCCCTCGCTCGACATCCGCGCCCCCGTCAACGCCATCGAGGTCGGTGAGGACCGCGTGCTCGACCCGCCGGCCGACGTCCTCGACGTCGGCTGGTGGGACGGCAGCGCCCTGCCGGGCCAGGACACCGGGCGCACCGTCATCGCCGGGCACACCGTGCACACCGGCGGCGGTTCGCTCGACCGGCTCGCCGACGTGCGGCGCGGCGCCGTGATCGACGTGCTGACCCGCAACGGCACGATGCGCTACGAGGTGCGACGCACCAAGGTCTACGACAAGCACCAGCTGGCCCGCAACGCCGCCACGGTCTTCGGCCAGGACGCCGGCGACGGCCGGCTGGTGCTGGTCTCGTGCGCCGACTGGGACGGCAGCGCCTACGACAGCAACGTGGTCGTCTACGCCGACCCCGTCGGCAGCCCGGTCTCGACCTCGGCCACCTGA